CTCCTCGGTGCTCTCGAACGTGAAGCCAATCGTGACCTCCTCGATCCGCGGCGGCCCGAAACCCGCTTCGGCCAGGAGCCGTTTGATCCGTTCCGGGTTGCCCAGGCTCAGGATGCCCGGTGAATCCGGAGTCGGGAGAGCCATGTGGCCGTTGTCGATGAGGGCGCGGGCGGGTACGGCGGCCCAGGGATTTCTTTCGGCGCTCCCGAAGACGGTGAAGCAGAGCCGGCCTCCGCGGCGGAGAACCCGCCGGGTCTCCTTGAACGCCAGCGCGGGCGCCGCCATGAGCATGTACCCCCAGCGGCACAGCACCCCGTCGACGGCGGCATCGGGCAGGTCCATCCGCTCGGCGTCCATCACCCGGTACTGCACGTTGGTGAGCCCGAGCTCGGCGCCCCGGCGGCGCGCGGCGTCCACCATGTTGGGAGCGAAGTCCGTCATGATCAGTCGTCCAGCTGGACCGAGCAGAGGCGCAGCCGCGAAGCCCGTGTCCCCGGGGCCACAGGCCAGCTCCAGGAGTGTCTGCCCAGGACGCACGTCGAGGTTGGTGATGAGCCACTCGCTGACCGGTTTCGACACGCTCCACAGGTAGGCGCGCTTCTTCTCCCAGCCAGCGGCCATC
The window above is part of the Candidatus Methylomirabilota bacterium genome. Proteins encoded here:
- a CDS encoding methyltransferase domain-containing protein, yielding MNPDDFRQRSKAVWDAMAAGWEKKRAYLWSVSKPVSEWLITNLDVRPGQTLLELACGPGDTGFAAAPLLGPAGRLIMTDFAPNMVDAARRRGAELGLTNVQYRVMDAERMDLPDAAVDGVLCRWGYMLMAAPALAFKETRRVLRRGGRLCFTVFGSAERNPWAAVPARALIDNGHMALPTPDSPGILSLGNPERIKRLLAEAGFGPPRIEEVTIGFTFESTEEYWSFLREIAGALAVVITALPEGDQQTVRRAIEDRLVSFRARGGYALPGVCLNVVTS